ACCATGATTGCCTATGTTTTAGCAGCAGCATCACCTGATTATTCCATATCAAAAGCAGTTTACGAAGAAGGATGGGCAAATAATGGTGCTATTGTATCTTCGGCTTCGCAATATGGTTTTCCATTAGTGTTAAAGCATGCTGGAGGATCAAATTTTGGAGGGCCGCTGTTTTTTAGCCATTATTCGTTTTTAGGCTTGAATCCTAAGAATTTAACCGATCAGTATGGCAACTATTGGAATCTCGCGGTTAACCATACCAAAATAAACCGTCAATATTGTATTGCTAATCCTAAAGGCTATGTGGATTATGGAGAAGATTGCTGGGGATTGACCGCCAGTTATTCAAGAAACACAGATGGTTCTATAGGGTATTCGGCGCACAGCCCTTCAAATGATATTGGTGTTATATCGCCAACGGCAGCAATAAGCTCCATCCCGTATACACCTTCAGAATCCTTGAAAGTCATGCATTTTCTATATCAGAAAAAGGATAAATTATTAGGTGTTGCTGGTTTTTATGATGCTTTTAGCCCTCAAAACAACTATTGGGTTGCAGATGCCTATTTAGCAATAGACCAAGGGCCACAAATTATTATGATTGAAAACCATAGAACAGGATTGCTTTGGAATTTATTTATGCAAAATACCGATGTGAAAAACGGCTTAAATAAATTAGGGTTTAATTATTAAAATATGAAACACCAAAAAAAATCACATTGTCATACGAGGATGATTATTCAAGGTGTTCCATCTGACAATTAAAAATAATGAATATAACCAGATGAAATTATTAAAGTATATAGTTGCTTTCATCTTTTTCACTCATTTAACGAGTGGAGCTCAAGATAGTTTTGAGTTTGTTGTCGTGCCTGATACTCAAACCTATGTGGAGGAATTCCCAGAAGTGTATATGAAACAAATGGCATGGATAGCTAATGAAAGAAAACGTTTTGCCTTTATGTTGCATGTTGGTGACATTACTCAAAATAATTCTGATGTTGAATGGACTTTGGCACAAAAAGGAATATCTCTTTTAAACGGAAAGATCCCTTACATGTTGGCACTTGGTAATCATGACATGGGTAGTAAAGCAGGTGCTTTTGCTGATACCAGAAATACAGCATTGGCAAATAGGTATTTCCCATTAAATGACTATATAAAAAACTCAAATACCATAGCTGTTTTTCCTGAAAATACTATTGATAATAGCTGCTCTGAATTTAAACTTTTGAATGACAATTGGCTGGTATTTTCTTTGGAATTTGGTCCGCGTAACAAAACCATCGATTGGGTGGAATCTATCGTCAAGCAACATCCAAATCATAAAATCATCATCAATACCCATGCTTATTTGTTTCATGATAATACACATTTAGATGGAAATGATTGGTCGTTACCTCAAAATTATGGTGTTGGTAAATTAACTGGTGATGATGCGGTAAATGATGGTGGACAACTTTGGGGAAAACTCGTAAAAAAGCATAAAAACATACTGATGGTATTTACTGGTCACATCACTGGAAGTGGTGTTGGAACTTTGGTTAGTGAAGGTGAACATGGGAATAAAGTTCATCAAATGTTGGCAAATTATCAAAAAGGTGTGAAAACGGTGGAAAAAGGTGATTCCGGTTATTTGAGGATTATTAAAGTTGATAAAAAAGCAAAAACCATTTCCGTAAAAACCTATTCACCTTGGTTAAATCAATACAAAACAGAACCTGACCAAGAGTTTACTTTTGAAAACGTCACATTTTAAATAGATACTTATGAATCGAATTGGAAATTATATAAAATTGGTTGTTGGAATCATTCTTTTGATGTCCAATAGCGTAATTGCTCAACAAGAGTTGTATGAAGCTCAAGCATTTATAAACAATGTGGATACATTGAACTATCGCATCATGTATCCTAAAGATTTTTCTGAAGATAAACAGTATCCATTGGTATTGTTCCTTCATGGCGCTGGCGAACGAGGTAGCAATAATGCCTCACAATTAGTTCATGGCAGTAACTTATTTGCCAATGAAAAACATAGAGATAGTTTTCCTGCTATTGTCATTTTTCCGCAATGTCCGCAAGATGATTATTGGGCAAATGCCTCTGTTGACAGAACAACACGGCCTTTAACATTAAAGTTTCCTAGTGGTGGCGAACCTACTAAAGCATTGAGCTTGGTTATGAAATTAATGGATGATATGGTTGCAAAATCATTTGTAACTAATCAACAAGTGTATGTTGGTGGTTTGTCAATGGGTGGCATGGGTACTTTTGAAATGTTATATAGAAAACCCGATATGTTTGCAGCCGCTTTTGCTATTTGTGGTGGTGGAAATACTGAAGCCGCCGAAGCTTATGCTACGACTGTTGACCTTTGGATTTTTCATGGTGCTAAAGATGATGTGGTTGTTCCACAACTTTCTATTGATATGGTTTCTGCTATTTTAAAGTATGGTGGCACCCCTAATTTTACACTTTACGCGGATGACAATCACAACAGTTGGGATTCCACTTTTGCAGAACCGAAACTTTTACCTTGGCTCTTTTCAAAATCAAAAAACTAAAAAAAATGAGATACCTAACGAACATAAAATATGCTTTATGGGGCATTACCGCAATATTCATTATAGCATGCAATTCAAACCAAAATAAATCGAACACACTTTCGGGTGATCATCCATTTGAAGGAAAAGTAGATTCTATTTTAAGTTTAATGACCGTTGAAGAGAAAATAGGTCAGTTAAACCTACCATCATCAGGTGATATTACAACGGGACAAGCAAAAAGTTCCAATATTGCTAAAAAAATAGAAGAAGGCAAGGTTGGTGGCCTTTTCAATATAAAATCTGCAGCAAAAATTCGAGATGTTCAAAGAATTGCTGTCGAAAAAAGCCGATTAAAAATTCCGTTACTTTTTGGAATGGATGTCATACATGGTTATGAAACCACCTTTCCAATTCCGTTAGGTTTATCATGTTCTTGGGATATGGAAATGATTAAAAAAACGGCACAAATAGCTGCAAAAGAAGCTACTGCCGATGGGATTAACTGGACGTTTTCACCCATGGTTGATATTTCTAGAGATCCAAGATGGGGACGTGTTTCAGAAGGTTCTGGTGAAGACCCGTATCTAGGAAGTGAAATAGCAAAAGCCATGGTACAGGGTTATCAAGGTGACGATTTAACTAAAAACAACACCATGATAGCGTGTGTTAAACATTTTGCACTTTATGGTGCCCCAGAAGCAGGTAGGGACTACAACACGGTCGATATGAGTAAAATACGCATGTATAACGAGTATTTACCGCCATACAAAGCTGCTGTGGATGCTGGTGTTGGCTCCGTTATGGCCTCCTTTAATGAAATTGATGGGATTCCTGCAACTGGAAATAAGTGGTTACTGACCGATTTATTGAGAAACGATTGGGGTTTCAATGGTTTTGTGGTAACCGATTATACAGGAATTGAAGAGATGGAGTATCATGGCGTAGGTGACTTTCAACAAGTGTCTGCTCAAGCTTTAAAAGCAGGGATTGATATGGATATGGTATCCGATGGGTTTTTATCGACACTAAAAAAATCTTTGGATGAAGGTAAAATATCCATGAATGATATTGACGTGGCAGTAAAACGCATTTTAACCGCTAAGTTTGAGTTGGGTTTATTTGACGATCCCTACAAGTATTGTGATGAAACTAGGGCAAAAACGGAAGTTTACACAAAAGAACATAGGAATTTTGCCCGTAAGGTAGCGTCAGAATCTATGGTGCTTTTGAAAAATGATAACCAAATT
This genomic window from Mariniflexile sp. TRM1-10 contains:
- a CDS encoding glucoamylase family protein; this encodes MSKLYYTICLVFVLISCSSDKGPGYQEPYVPEPNEPTIDPLTDTEMMDLTQRETFKYFWDFANTNSGAAKERYHPKNPNLNQNVVTTGGTGFGLMAILVGIERGYVTREEGVARLNKILVFLENANRFHGAWSHWVDGGSGNVIPFSTKDNGGDLVETAFLSQGLICVKEYLKNGNDSEKALANKADALWKGVEWNWYTQNQNALFWHWSPDYGFEINLKLRGYNETMIAYVLAAASPDYSISKAVYEEGWANNGAIVSSASQYGFPLVLKHAGGSNFGGPLFFSHYSFLGLNPKNLTDQYGNYWNLAVNHTKINRQYCIANPKGYVDYGEDCWGLTASYSRNTDGSIGYSAHSPSNDIGVISPTAAISSIPYTPSESLKVMHFLYQKKDKLLGVAGFYDAFSPQNNYWVADAYLAIDQGPQIIMIENHRTGLLWNLFMQNTDVKNGLNKLGFNY
- a CDS encoding metallophosphoesterase, encoding MKLLKYIVAFIFFTHLTSGAQDSFEFVVVPDTQTYVEEFPEVYMKQMAWIANERKRFAFMLHVGDITQNNSDVEWTLAQKGISLLNGKIPYMLALGNHDMGSKAGAFADTRNTALANRYFPLNDYIKNSNTIAVFPENTIDNSCSEFKLLNDNWLVFSLEFGPRNKTIDWVESIVKQHPNHKIIINTHAYLFHDNTHLDGNDWSLPQNYGVGKLTGDDAVNDGGQLWGKLVKKHKNILMVFTGHITGSGVGTLVSEGEHGNKVHQMLANYQKGVKTVEKGDSGYLRIIKVDKKAKTISVKTYSPWLNQYKTEPDQEFTFENVTF
- a CDS encoding carboxylesterase family protein; translated protein: MNRIGNYIKLVVGIILLMSNSVIAQQELYEAQAFINNVDTLNYRIMYPKDFSEDKQYPLVLFLHGAGERGSNNASQLVHGSNLFANEKHRDSFPAIVIFPQCPQDDYWANASVDRTTRPLTLKFPSGGEPTKALSLVMKLMDDMVAKSFVTNQQVYVGGLSMGGMGTFEMLYRKPDMFAAAFAICGGGNTEAAEAYATTVDLWIFHGAKDDVVVPQLSIDMVSAILKYGGTPNFTLYADDNHNSWDSTFAEPKLLPWLFSKSKN
- the bglX gene encoding beta-glucosidase BglX, with translation MRYLTNIKYALWGITAIFIIACNSNQNKSNTLSGDHPFEGKVDSILSLMTVEEKIGQLNLPSSGDITTGQAKSSNIAKKIEEGKVGGLFNIKSAAKIRDVQRIAVEKSRLKIPLLFGMDVIHGYETTFPIPLGLSCSWDMEMIKKTAQIAAKEATADGINWTFSPMVDISRDPRWGRVSEGSGEDPYLGSEIAKAMVQGYQGDDLTKNNTMIACVKHFALYGAPEAGRDYNTVDMSKIRMYNEYLPPYKAAVDAGVGSVMASFNEIDGIPATGNKWLLTDLLRNDWGFNGFVVTDYTGIEEMEYHGVGDFQQVSAQALKAGIDMDMVSDGFLSTLKKSLDEGKISMNDIDVAVKRILTAKFELGLFDDPYKYCDETRAKTEVYTKEHRNFARKVASESMVLLKNDNQILPLKKSGTIALIGPLANSKENMPGTWSVATKLEKASAFLDGIKSVAGDHVTVLHAKGSNLDYDLEFEKRATMFGRTIPRDGRTDKQLLDEALAIASRSDVIVAALGESSEMSGESSSRTNLQIPQVQKELLNALLKTGKPVVLVLFTGRPLAIVEENKNVPAILNVWFPGSEAGLAISDVLFGDVNPSGKLTATFPMNVGQVPIFYNHKNTGRPLGNTEGKFEKFKSNYLDVRNEPLYPFGYGLSYTTFKYDNLQLDTTKIDANGSVNISVEVTNTGNFDGKEVVQLYIRDVVGSVTRPVKELKGFQKVEIKKGETKTVTFKISEEDLKFYNSNLDFVAEAGVFQVFVGTDSNASLSSQFELTK